A window from Aquabacterium sp. NJ1 encodes these proteins:
- a CDS encoding MBL fold metallo-hydrolase, translating to MNPMAGWLCGPSATRTRFGEPIKYPGGLYRIARDTYAWLVPNGSWGETNLGLIDCGGSSVMIDTGWDLRCTREMLDACGGITSRSPIEQVINTHADGDHCWGNQLFKGRSILATHACIHQMHHLQPRALSALYHGSSILQHVPVAGIDRFGHYMREMFRPYEFGKVAITDPTEGFSVQKTLCIHGVDIVITEVGPGHTDGDAVVHLPDRRVAYAGDILFVGVTPVMWSGPIEKLVAGLNFLQQLDVDVIVPGHGPLATAAQVQSVLDYWHFVHEAVHACFQQGMPPARAARQIIFSPAFQRQAWAQWDSPERLVTSASTLYRQWGAPSSRLPAKLAQMDLLRRQATLAFDLPDATPLAMHRR from the coding sequence ATGAACCCCATGGCAGGCTGGTTGTGCGGGCCCTCGGCGACTCGCACGCGCTTTGGCGAGCCGATCAAATACCCGGGCGGCCTCTACCGCATCGCCAGAGACACCTACGCCTGGCTGGTGCCCAATGGCTCCTGGGGCGAGACCAATCTCGGCCTGATCGATTGCGGCGGCAGCAGCGTGATGATCGACACCGGTTGGGACTTGCGCTGCACGCGCGAGATGCTGGATGCATGCGGGGGCATCACGTCCCGCTCGCCCATCGAGCAGGTGATCAACACACACGCGGATGGCGACCACTGCTGGGGCAACCAGCTGTTCAAAGGCCGGTCCATCCTGGCCACGCATGCCTGCATCCACCAGATGCACCACCTGCAACCCCGGGCCTTGAGCGCGCTGTACCACGGCAGCAGCATCCTGCAGCATGTGCCGGTGGCCGGCATCGACCGCTTTGGCCATTACATGCGGGAGATGTTTCGCCCCTATGAATTTGGCAAGGTTGCCATCACCGACCCCACGGAGGGCTTCTCGGTGCAGAAGACGCTGTGCATCCATGGCGTGGACATCGTCATCACGGAAGTCGGCCCCGGGCACACGGATGGCGATGCGGTGGTGCACCTGCCGGATCGGCGCGTGGCGTATGCGGGTGACATCCTGTTCGTGGGCGTCACGCCGGTGATGTGGTCGGGGCCCATCGAGAAGCTGGTCGCTGGCCTGAACTTCCTGCAGCAACTGGATGTGGACGTGATCGTGCCCGGGCACGGCCCCTTGGCCACTGCGGCGCAGGTGCAGAGCGTGCTGGACTACTGGCACTTCGTGCATGAAGCCGTGCATGCCTGCTTCCAGCAAGGCATGCCACCAGCGCGTGCGGCGCGCCAGATCATCTTCAGCCCGGCGTTCCAGCGGCAAGCCTGGGCACAATGGGACTCGCCGGAGCGGCTGGTGACCAGTGCCAGCACGCTTTACAGACAATGGGGCGCCCCTTCATCGCGTCTGCCGGCGAAACTCGCTCAGATGGACCTGCTGCGCCGACAAGCGACACTGGCGTTTGACCTCCCCGATGCCACACCGCTGGCCATGCACCGCCGCTGA
- a CDS encoding TetR/AcrR family transcriptional regulator gives MTVEPTHAAPPRMAQGKRLLMEAAVRLARRASAAQAISLRELAREAGLNHNTFYRHFSSQEALLEEIVSDFGSQLREGLKQARLGAPTLHDITPTVVGWTLDFALAHEDIFLLAMRERYGPPGPIREAVEHMLRQLQDDMLSELQARQALPPLPEPVLRPVLAILIDHTFKLCFEHIEAPQARAERLATAKALFDTLMLGSAARLAAAQWNGRT, from the coding sequence ATGACCGTTGAACCGACCCACGCCGCCCCGCCCCGCATGGCTCAGGGCAAGCGCCTGCTCATGGAAGCGGCTGTGCGCCTGGCACGCCGCGCCAGCGCCGCGCAAGCGATCTCACTGCGTGAACTGGCCCGAGAAGCCGGGCTCAACCACAACACGTTCTACCGGCACTTCAGCTCGCAGGAAGCCTTGCTGGAGGAAATCGTGAGCGACTTCGGCTCACAACTGCGCGAAGGCCTGAAGCAGGCGCGTTTGGGGGCGCCCACGCTGCATGACATCACGCCCACGGTGGTGGGCTGGACGCTGGACTTCGCGCTGGCCCATGAGGACATCTTCCTGCTCGCCATGCGGGAACGCTACGGCCCGCCAGGCCCCATTCGCGAGGCGGTGGAACACATGCTCAGGCAACTGCAAGACGACATGCTGTCCGAACTCCAGGCTCGCCAGGCCTTGCCACCTCTGCCCGAACCGGTCTTGCGACCGGTGCTGGCCATCCTCATCGACCACACCTTCAAGCTGTGCTTCGAGCACATCGAGGCACCACAAGCGCGTGCCGAGCGCCTGGCCACGGCCAAGGCGCTTTTCGACACGCTGATGCTGGGCAGCGCCGCACGCCTGGCTGCGGCTCAATGGAACGGACGTACTTAG
- a CDS encoding acetyl-CoA C-acyltransferase family protein, with translation MTREVVFVGAARTAIGSFGGSLKDIPPADLGALVIKTALERAGVAPKEVGHVVLGNVIPSVPQDAYISRVAALNAGVPQETPAFNVNRLCGSGLQAIVSAAQAIQLGDCEVAVGAGAESMSRGAYLVTSNRWGARMGDVKMLDFMLGALHDPRLNIHMGITAENVANRYDITRAQQDAYAVQSQQRAAKAIAAGIFKDQIVPVEIKTRKGVVLFDTDEGVKADTTVDALGKMKPAFKKEEGTVTAGNASTLNDGAGAVVMASAEKAKALGLKPLARLVSYGHAGVEPEYMGIGPVPASRNALAKAGLTVADMDLIEANEAFAAQACAVAKELGLDNEKVNPNGSGISLGHPVGGTGAILVTKAIYELQRTGGRYALITMCIGGGQGIAMIIERV, from the coding sequence ATGACTCGTGAAGTCGTCTTCGTGGGCGCAGCCCGTACCGCCATTGGCAGCTTCGGTGGCTCGCTCAAGGACATCCCCCCTGCCGATCTGGGCGCCCTTGTGATCAAAACGGCGCTGGAGCGCGCTGGTGTCGCCCCCAAGGAAGTCGGCCATGTGGTGCTGGGCAACGTGATCCCTTCCGTGCCGCAGGACGCCTACATCAGCCGCGTGGCTGCCCTGAACGCCGGCGTGCCGCAAGAGACCCCCGCCTTCAACGTGAACCGCCTGTGCGGTTCGGGTCTGCAGGCCATCGTCTCCGCTGCCCAGGCCATCCAGCTGGGTGACTGCGAAGTCGCCGTGGGTGCCGGTGCCGAGTCCATGAGCCGTGGCGCCTACCTGGTCACCAGCAACCGCTGGGGTGCCCGCATGGGTGACGTCAAGATGCTGGACTTCATGCTGGGTGCTCTGCACGACCCGCGCCTGAACATCCACATGGGCATCACCGCCGAGAACGTGGCCAACCGCTACGACATCACCCGCGCGCAGCAAGATGCTTACGCCGTGCAGTCGCAACAGCGCGCTGCCAAGGCCATCGCCGCCGGCATCTTCAAGGACCAGATCGTCCCCGTGGAGATCAAGACCCGCAAGGGCGTGGTGCTGTTTGACACCGACGAAGGCGTCAAGGCCGACACGACGGTGGATGCCCTGGGCAAGATGAAGCCTGCTTTCAAGAAGGAAGAAGGCACGGTCACCGCTGGCAATGCTTCGACGCTGAATGATGGCGCAGGCGCCGTGGTGATGGCTTCGGCCGAGAAGGCCAAGGCCCTGGGCCTCAAGCCGCTGGCCCGCCTGGTGTCTTACGGCCACGCTGGCGTGGAGCCCGAGTACATGGGCATCGGCCCTGTGCCTGCCTCGCGCAATGCGCTGGCCAAGGCCGGCCTGACGGTCGCCGACATGGACCTGATCGAAGCCAACGAAGCATTTGCTGCACAAGCCTGCGCCGTGGCCAAGGAACTTGGCCTGGACAACGAGAAGGTCAACCCCAATGGCTCGGGCATTTCGCTGGGCCACCCTGTGGGCGGCACGGGCGCCATCCTGGTGACCAAGGCCATCTATGAGCTGCAACGCACGGGCGGCCGTTATGCGCTGATCACGATGTGTATCGGTGGCGGCCAGGGTATTGCCATGATCATCGAGCGCGTTTGA
- a CDS encoding fumarylacetoacetate hydrolase family protein has protein sequence MKLRRAPLKTPTVPSASVPAWQRAMDTPSGTTWVDCSDTDLVNAGLAWLTRLAAWQPCETGPNTPTGQDGPARLPFQPLSFRDCMLYEQHWVQSSRGYARRFLPGSYQITRLVEKLTHQPFPAFRPHRLWRQQPIYYFGNHLTIVPSGTPVAPPDYTRALDYELELGWVLSKPLFNATPAEAEAAIGAFVVVNDFSARDVQREEMRSGLGPQKSKHFLSSMSTTLVTADEILPRVDRLQAHVELNGVVVSRTGTQGMRYTPGEVLAHLSRGEQLHAGELIASGTLPGGCGMETDHWLKKGDTLRLVIEPIGEIVHTIL, from the coding sequence CGGCACCACCTGGGTGGACTGCAGCGACACCGACCTGGTCAACGCGGGCCTGGCCTGGTTGACCAGGCTGGCCGCCTGGCAGCCGTGCGAAACAGGGCCCAACACACCAACAGGGCAAGACGGGCCAGCACGCCTGCCGTTTCAACCCCTGTCCTTTCGCGACTGCATGCTGTACGAGCAGCACTGGGTGCAGTCTTCACGTGGCTACGCCAGGCGCTTCTTGCCGGGCAGCTACCAGATCACGCGCTTGGTTGAGAAGCTGACCCATCAGCCCTTCCCCGCGTTCAGGCCGCATCGCCTGTGGCGCCAGCAGCCCATCTACTACTTCGGCAACCACCTGACCATCGTGCCCAGCGGCACCCCAGTGGCGCCGCCTGACTACACCCGCGCACTGGACTACGAGCTGGAGCTGGGCTGGGTGCTGTCCAAGCCCTTGTTCAATGCAACGCCCGCCGAGGCCGAGGCGGCGATTGGCGCTTTTGTCGTGGTCAACGATTTCTCGGCGCGCGATGTGCAGCGCGAGGAAATGCGTTCGGGCCTGGGCCCGCAGAAATCCAAGCACTTCCTCAGCAGCATGTCGACCACCTTGGTGACCGCCGACGAGATCCTGCCGCGGGTGGACCGTCTGCAAGCCCATGTGGAGCTCAATGGCGTTGTGGTCAGCCGCACGGGCACGCAAGGCATGCGCTACACGCCCGGCGAAGTGCTGGCCCACCTGTCGCGCGGCGAGCAGTTGCATGCGGGCGAGCTGATCGCATCGGGCACCTTGCCAGGTGGCTGCGGCATGGAGACCGACCACTGGCTGAAGAAAGGCGACACGCTGCGCCTGGTGATCGAGCCGATTGGCGAAATCGTTCACACCATCCTATGA
- a CDS encoding efflux RND transporter permease subunit: MNVSAWSIKNPIPAVLLFIMLTLWGLMGFSGMKIQNFPDIDLPTVTVTASLPGASPAQLETEVARKLENSIATLQGIKHIYTKVQDGSVLVSVEFRLEKPTQEAVDDVRDAVSRVRADLPGDLRDPVISKMNLSGAPILTYTVASRRMDDEALSWFVDNTVTKTMLAVKGVGAVARVGGVSREVRIELDPARLLALNASAADVSRQLRSLQQEASGGRMDLGGAEQSVRTVATVQSADELAAMDVTLSDGRHVRLDQIAQVSDTVAERRSAALLNGKPVVGFEITRSRGAGEVEVAQGVRAKLEELKARHPDIEITEAFNFVDPVEENYHGSMYLLYEGAILAVIVVFFFLRDWRATLVSAAALPLSVIPAFGFMHLLGFTVNVVTLLSLSLVVGILVDDAIVEIENIMRHLAMGKTPMQAAMEAADEIGLAVIATTFTLIAVFLPTAFMGGVPGKFFVQFGWTAAIAVFFSLVVARMLTPMMAAYILKPPKGEHGEPGWMRIYLGWARWCLKHRVWTFLIVVGFLGGSFFLAGRLPTGFIPPDDLSQTQVFLSLPPGSTLQQTYKVAEQARELVQRNPHVKLVYTAIGGGAAGSDPFMPQGSAEVRKATLTINMTHRKDRPGISKQAIEGQLRHALEALPGVRVNVGFGGSAEKYILVLSGEDGQALSAHAEVVARELRTIPGIGNVMSTSSLVRPELIIRPDTARAADLGVNTATIADTLRIATVGDYEQGLPKLNLSQRQVPVVVRLPDAARTDLELLARLPVPGARGPVSLGNVASLSLDSGPAQIDRYDRQRNINFEIELNQQPLGEVQKQALALPSLRNLPPGISQSTVGDAEAMAELFASFGLAMLTGVLCIYIVLVLLFKGFVQPMTILVALVLSIPGAFVALYVTQTALSMPSMIGLIMLMGIATKNSILLVDYVLIARNEHGLSRWEAVVDGCRKRARPIIMTTIAMGAGMMPIALGIGVDPSFRAPMAIVVIGGLITSTFLSLLVIPVVFTFVDDLIGFLGGQFRRLRPHHQVAVVPEDDEPVRPVA; the protein is encoded by the coding sequence ATGAACGTCTCGGCCTGGTCGATCAAGAACCCGATCCCTGCCGTCCTGTTGTTCATCATGCTCACGCTGTGGGGCCTGATGGGCTTCAGCGGCATGAAGATCCAGAACTTTCCGGACATCGATCTGCCCACCGTGACGGTGACGGCCAGCCTGCCGGGTGCCTCACCGGCGCAGCTGGAAACCGAGGTCGCGCGCAAGCTGGAAAACTCGATCGCCACCTTGCAGGGCATCAAGCACATCTACACCAAGGTGCAGGACGGCAGCGTGCTGGTGTCGGTGGAGTTCCGCCTGGAAAAGCCCACGCAGGAAGCGGTGGACGACGTGCGTGATGCGGTGTCGCGCGTGCGGGCCGACCTGCCGGGCGATCTGCGTGACCCGGTCATCTCCAAGATGAACCTGTCGGGTGCGCCCATCCTGACGTACACGGTGGCGTCCAGGCGCATGGACGATGAAGCCTTGTCCTGGTTTGTGGACAACACGGTCACCAAGACCATGCTGGCCGTCAAGGGCGTGGGCGCGGTGGCGCGTGTGGGCGGTGTGAGCCGCGAGGTCCGCATCGAGCTGGACCCGGCGCGCCTGCTGGCGCTCAACGCGTCGGCGGCCGATGTGTCGCGCCAGTTGCGCAGCCTGCAGCAGGAAGCTTCGGGTGGGCGCATGGACCTGGGTGGCGCCGAGCAATCGGTGCGCACGGTGGCCACGGTGCAGTCGGCCGATGAACTCGCCGCCATGGACGTGACCTTGTCGGACGGCCGCCATGTGCGGCTCGACCAGATCGCGCAGGTGAGCGACACCGTGGCCGAGCGCCGCAGCGCCGCCTTGCTCAATGGCAAGCCGGTGGTGGGCTTCGAGATCACGCGATCGCGTGGGGCCGGTGAGGTCGAGGTGGCGCAGGGCGTGCGCGCCAAGCTGGAAGAACTCAAGGCCAGGCACCCGGACATCGAGATCACCGAGGCCTTCAACTTCGTGGACCCGGTGGAAGAGAACTACCACGGCTCCATGTACCTGCTGTACGAGGGCGCCATCCTGGCCGTGATCGTGGTGTTCTTCTTCCTGCGGGACTGGCGTGCCACGCTGGTGTCGGCAGCCGCCTTGCCCTTGTCGGTGATCCCGGCCTTCGGCTTCATGCACCTGCTGGGCTTCACAGTCAACGTGGTGACGCTGCTGTCGCTGTCGCTGGTGGTGGGCATCCTGGTGGACGATGCCATCGTCGAGATCGAGAACATCATGCGCCACCTGGCCATGGGCAAGACGCCCATGCAGGCGGCCATGGAAGCGGCCGACGAGATCGGGCTGGCCGTGATCGCCACGACCTTCACGCTGATCGCGGTGTTCCTGCCCACAGCCTTCATGGGTGGGGTGCCGGGCAAGTTCTTCGTGCAGTTCGGCTGGACGGCCGCCATCGCCGTGTTCTTCTCGCTGGTCGTGGCCCGCATGCTGACGCCCATGATGGCGGCCTACATCCTCAAGCCGCCCAAGGGCGAGCATGGCGAGCCGGGCTGGATGCGCATCTACCTGGGCTGGGCGCGCTGGTGCCTCAAGCACCGGGTCTGGACCTTCCTGATCGTGGTGGGCTTCCTGGGCGGCTCCTTCTTCCTGGCCGGGCGCCTGCCCACGGGCTTCATCCCGCCGGATGACCTGTCGCAAACGCAGGTGTTCCTGTCCCTGCCGCCTGGCAGCACCTTGCAGCAGACCTACAAGGTCGCGGAGCAGGCGCGCGAGCTGGTGCAGCGCAACCCGCATGTCAAGCTGGTCTACACGGCCATTGGCGGCGGTGCCGCGGGCAGCGACCCCTTCATGCCGCAGGGCTCGGCCGAGGTCCGCAAGGCCACGCTGACCATCAACATGACGCACCGCAAGGACCGCCCTGGCATCAGCAAGCAGGCCATCGAAGGCCAGTTGCGCCATGCGCTGGAGGCCTTGCCGGGCGTGCGCGTGAACGTGGGCTTTGGCGGTTCGGCCGAGAAGTACATCCTGGTGCTGTCCGGCGAAGACGGGCAGGCGCTGTCGGCGCATGCGGAGGTGGTGGCGCGTGAGTTGCGGACCATCCCGGGCATCGGCAACGTGATGTCGACGTCCAGCCTGGTGCGGCCTGAGCTGATCATCCGGCCTGACACGGCCCGCGCGGCCGACCTGGGCGTGAACACGGCCACGATTGCCGACACGCTGCGCATTGCCACGGTGGGTGACTACGAGCAAGGCCTGCCCAAGCTGAACCTGTCGCAGCGCCAGGTGCCGGTGGTGGTGCGCCTGCCGGATGCGGCCCGTACCGATCTGGAGCTGCTGGCGCGTTTGCCGGTGCCGGGTGCGCGCGGGCCTGTGTCCTTGGGCAATGTGGCTTCGCTTTCGCTGGACAGCGGCCCGGCGCAGATCGACCGTTATGACCGCCAGCGCAATATCAACTTCGAGATCGAGCTGAACCAGCAGCCGCTGGGCGAGGTGCAGAAGCAGGCCCTGGCCTTGCCGAGCTTGCGCAACCTGCCGCCGGGTATTTCGCAGTCAACGGTGGGGGATGCGGAAGCCATGGCCGAGCTGTTTGCCAGCTTCGGCCTGGCGATGCTGACGGGTGTGCTGTGTATCTACATCGTGCTGGTGCTGCTGTTCAAGGGCTTCGTGCAACCGATGACGATCCTGGTGGCACTGGTGCTGTCGATCCCCGGGGCGTTCGTGGCCTTGTATGTGACGCAGACGGCCTTGTCGATGCCATCGATGATCGGCTTGATCATGCTGATGGGCATTGCGACCAAGAACTCGATCCTGCTGGTGGACTATGTGCTGATCGCGCGCAACGAGCATGGCTTGTCGCGCTGGGAGGCCGTGGTGGACGGCTGCCGCAAGCGGGCACGGCCGATCATCATGACGACGATTGCGATGGGGGCGGGCATGATGCCGATTGCTTTGGGCATTGGCGTGGACCCGAGCTTCCGGGCGCCGATGGCGATCGTGGTGATCGGTGGCTTGATCACGTCGACGTTCCTGAGTTTGCTGGTGATCCCGGTGGTGTTTACTTTTGTGGATGATCTGATCGGGTTCCTGGGTGGGCAGTTCAGGAGGCTGCGGCCGCATCATCAGGTGGCGGTGGTACCTGAGGATGATGAGCCTGTGCGGCCTGTGGCTTGA